One segment of Chelonia mydas isolate rCheMyd1 chromosome 13, rCheMyd1.pri.v2, whole genome shotgun sequence DNA contains the following:
- the LOC102932817 gene encoding LOW QUALITY PROTEIN: olfactory receptor 11H1-like (The sequence of the model RefSeq protein was modified relative to this genomic sequence to represent the inferred CDS: substituted 1 base at 1 genomic stop codon) translates to MSSLDLSKLKSLLVHPANGSIPVTKFILLGFPSMDWESRTFLCALLSSTYTGTVVGNLCIVWAVLWDSRLQRLPMYILLGNFSXLEISYVTTTVPRMLSDLVSPSVPISFPACFMQLYCFLSMGATKCLFLSAMALDRYLAICHPLRYPVLMSPHSCWVLASSCWLMGFLWFIVPVTLISQLSFCGPDTLDHFVCDPAPLLAASCTPAPQAEQACYSLSSLIIFAIVLFILASYGLVIRAVLWLPTGARRHKAFSTCSSHLAVVGLFYGSGMVNYINPAASGASGKVVTLFYMVGTPLLNPLIYSLRNKEMKEALKRTLLREGTNPVDVQRLTAMDLGPRIMVTSYLHVLDHTRLPQPGVEPRSPSPWAGGFLIILVPNVVMPGLPFCGPSVINHFFCDSAPLLRLSCTYTHLAELLDFSTFSMLLLGLVLLTVVSYVYIISSILRIPSAQGRQKAFSTCISHIILVIPNYGSSIFMYVRPTKANVLVLKHNEHCA, encoded by the exons ATGTCGTCGTTGGATCTGTCCAAACTCAAA AGCCTCCTGGTACATCCGGCCAATGGCAGCATCCCAGTGACCAAGTTCATCTTGCTGGGTTTCCCCTCCATGGACTGGGAGAGCCGCACTTTCCTCTGtgcccttctctcctccacctacACTGGGACAGTGGTAGGGAACCTGTGCATTGTGTGGGCCGTGCTGTGGGATTCCCGCCTCCAACGCCTGCCCATGTACATCCTGCTGGGGAACTTCTCCTGACTGGAGATCTCCTACGTTACAACCACGGTACCACGGATGCTCTCTGACCTGGTGTCTCCCAGCGtccccatctccttccctgcCTGCTTCATGCAGTTATACTGCTTCTTATCCATGGGGGCTACCAAGTGTCTCTTCCTCTCTGCCATGGCCTTGGACAGGTACCTGGCCATCTGCCACCCCCTGCGCTACCCGGTCCTCATGTCCCCACACAGCTGCTGGGTGCTGGCCTCCTCCTGCTGGCTCATGGGCTTCCTGTGGTTCATAGTGCCTGTCACCCTCATCTCCCAGCTCTCCTTCTGTGGTCCTGACACCCTGGATCATTTTGTCTGTGACCCCGCCCCATtgctggctgcctcctgcaccccagctccccaggctgaACAAGCCTGCTACTCCCTGAGCTCCCTCATCATCTTTGCCATTGTCCTTTTCATCCTGGCCTCCTATGGCCTAGTCATCAGGGCTGTGCTGTGGCTGCCCACAGGGGCCAGGCGGCACaaggccttctccacctgctcctcGCACTTGGCTGTCGTGGGCCTGTTTTATGGCTCTGGCATGGTCAACTACATCAACCCGGCAGCCTCAGGGGCCAGTGGGAAGGTGGTGACTCTCTTCTACATGGTGGGAACCCCACTGCTCAACCCGCTgatctacagcctgaggaacaaggagatGAAGGAGGCTCTGAAGAGGACCCTGCTGAGGGAGGG GACCAACCCCGTTGATGTCCAGAGACTTACAGCCATGGATCTGGGGCCAAGGATCATGGTGACATCATATTTGCATGTTTTGGACCATACCCGCCTCCCACAgccaggggtagaacccaggagccccagcccctgggctggaggCTTCTTGATTATCCTGGTGCCCAATGTGGTCATGCCTGGGCTGCCGTTCTGTGGCCCCAGTGTTATCAACCACTTCTTCTGTGACAGTGCCCCCTTGCTGAGACTCTCCTGCACCTACACCCATCTGGCCGAGCTGCTGGACTTCAGCACCTTCTCCATGCTTCTGTTAGGGTTGGTGCTGCTGACAGTGGTGTCCTATGTTTATATCATCAGCTCCATCCTGAGGATACCTTCAGCCCAAGGCAGGCAAaaggccttctccacctgcatctCTCACATCATTTTGGTCATACCCAACTACGGCAGCTCGATCTTCATGTATGTCCGACCCACCAAAGCGAATGTGCTGGTCTTAAAACACAATGAGCACTGTGCTTAA